The genomic region TAAGCAAACAACAGATGTCCCAGGTACACTTCCTCCAAGAATTTCCAGTACAAAATCTGTTGAAAAAGAAGTATATGGTATGAATAAAATTGTGACAGTTAAACGTTATAGGGTAAAGAAGTAATCATTACATGTCAACCATCTCAAAATCAAAAACAGTTCCTATCACCGATAAATTGTGTCAAGGTGATGTGTTTCAGGACGTCAAATATTGTTATATTGATTCTGAAGACGAGGAGGGACTAGATATTATTGAATATACATTTCCCTATGCAATAATTATTAGTCAGGCATGTGATACAACAAGTGCAAGTGATTTGGTATCCTCTAAATCTGGTAAAGCTACAAAATATATGCCCTCACTTCTCCTATGTCCGATATATGATGAGCAATCGACAATAAAAACTGAACATCTTGAAAAAATATTTGAATCAGAGGATCTTTCTATAGTTAAGGAGGGCATGTTCAATAAAGATGAAAGACATATTGCCCAACTGGATATGCATTATCGATTTCATAATTTAACAATTAAGAAAAACGATAACTCTGATCTATTAATAGGACTTATCGATTTCAAACACTATTTTACCCTCCCTGTCAAACACTTATTAAATAATAGAGATAAACGTCTTGTTCGTCTTGAGGATATATTTGCTGAACAAATCACTCTAAAGTATTGTGCGTATCTCGCAAGAGTGGCGATTCCCTAACACCTGAATATATATGCGTTGGAGTGGTTCTAAGGTCCCTGCCCACACTCGCAAATCATAGATTTGCTCAGCTGAGGCCGCCCCTATGGGGCAGCCCGCTCAATCATCTATTTGTCCCATCACCGCCAAACGTATATCACCAATGCCCATCGATGCAGACATCATAAAATCTCTCCATAAATACGAAATACGCATCCTCCACGCCCTCGAGCGGATGATGAAGCACTACCGCTGGGTCCCCGAAGACGACCTCCGTGCCGCCGTCAAGCTCTCACCCACTGAAATGAAATATCGTCTCGGCAACCTCATTCACCGGGATCTCATCCGCTCCGACTCCGTTCCTTACAAAGGCTACACCCTCGTCTTCGCCGGCTACGACGCCCTCGCCCTCTCCGACCTCGCCGGCAAAAAGACCATCTCCGCCCTCGGCAGCATGGTCGGCGTCGGCAAAGAATCCGAGATCTACGAAGCGCTCGGCTTTGGAATCGTCGTCCTCAAACTCCACAAAGTCGGTCAAAGATCCTTCCAGACCCTCAAAACCAACCGTGAATACATGCCCGGCGAAGGACACTGCCCCTGGATATTTGCCTCAGCAAAATCAGCAGAACGGGAATATGAAGCTCTCAAAGCCTTAAACGGCAAAGTCAACGTACCGGTCCCCATCGACATAAACCGGCATATCATCGTCATGTCCCATGTCCCCGGCGCGAACCTCTTCCGCTGCGTCCTCGAAGACCCCGACACCATCTATGCCGACATCCTGACCGAAGTCAAAAAAGCATACGCCGCCGGATTTATTCACGGCGACCTCTCCGAATACAACATCATGTGTGACGGAGAAACCGTCTGGCTCATCGACTGGCCCCAGTGGGCCCCGCCCACCCATCAGAACGCCGACGCCACCCTCCGGCATGACCTTGACACCGTCATCACCTACTTCGCAAAGAAATACCAGACAAAATACGACCTCGAAGAGGCCGTCCGCTTCGTAACGAGCCCATGAACCCGCTCGTCTTCGGCATCGACAAAACCAAAGGCTCCTCTGCCCGCTCACCCGACGGACTCTATGCTCTCGTCCGGGTAGTCGACCGCCGGATCGAATCCGAAGAACGGAACCTCACCCTCCAGCGTCTTCTCCATCTCATCAATGCCGAAAAACCCGGGATCATCGCGGTCGGATCGCTCCGCGATATCGTCCCCGAAACCGGATCACTTTTTACCCTGACCGAAGCTTTGCCGTTTGGCACGAAACTCGTTCTCATCGCCTGCATCGGTGCAAAGATCGCCCCCCTCCCGAAACTTGCCGAGCGGTATAATCTCCGCTTCGACGCAGAGAACCCTATGGAGCAGGCAAAGATCTCGGCTCTCATAGCCTCCTTCGGCGGAGGATACGAGGTCCAGACCTTCGACGGGGTCACGACCATTACCGTGTCCCGGGCACGACCACAGATCCGCACGCATAAGGGCCGGTATATCCGGCACATGCAGGGATCCGTCATGTCCTTTTCCCGCGAGATCGAGGCGGGTCTTCTCGCAAACGGGCTCATGTTCTCCTCCTCCATGTCCCGATCGTCCCGGGGTGAACGGATCGTCAAATTTACCGTATCCGCTCCCCGTCATGACGTGCCGGCATCTTCCCGCACATCTGCAGGTGTTTTGGTCCGGGTCACCGGAACGAAAAAAGAGCATCCCTCTTTTGTCCCGCTCTCGAAGCGGCCCGCCTACCTGATCGTCGGCATCGTTCCGGGCACGACTGTAGGGATCGCCGCACTGAATCTCGACGGCGATCTGATCCATCTCTCCAGCTCGCATGCTCTCGGTCAGGCCGAGATCATCGCGTCCATCTCAAAGATCGGGAGACCCGTTCTGGTCGCGACCGACAAAGCCGCGATGCCGTTCGGGGTCGAGAAGGTCAGACGTGCCTTTTCTGCGATTGCCTGGACTCCGGCGAGGGATGTGCAGGTCAAAGAGACGTACGAGCTTACCGAGGGGTATGACTTTGCGAACGATCACGAACGCGACGCCCTCTCGGCCGCGGTCCTCGCCTACCAGAGTTATGCGAACAAGTTCGAGGCCGTTCAGAAAAGGATGCCGCCAGGGACCGATATCGACATGGTCCGTGCCGGGATCGTTCGCGGACTGTCCCAGGACCAGATCCTCGAAGCGCTGAAGAATCCTGAAGAAATGCCCGAAGAGCCGGTGATCATCGAAGAGGAGCTTGTTCCCGACGAAAAGGATGAGCGTATCGCGAAGCTCGAAGAAGAGGTTGCGAATCTTCGTATAGCTACTGGCAGTTTATCGGAAGAAGTTGAAGTGAAGGATAAGGCAATAGCCTCCCTCCAGAAACAGCTTGTTTTCGAAAGAAGGGCTCATGAGGCGGAGATCCTCTCCTCAAGGAAGATCCCTCCCCGCGACATGGAACCTGTCCCGAAGAAAGATCCAAGAACAGAGGTCCGCGGGAGTAAGGACCTGCAGGGCCTACAGGCCCTGCAGATCCGGCTGGAGCGGTTGAAAAATTTCATCTCCCTGCAGGCAGGAGAAGGCAGCACTGCGTTGAAAGTGCTCCCGCTGCTTGCAGATGATTCTGTCAAGGCCCTTGATGACGAAATGGGGGTCGGGGAGGAGGATATCCTGTATGTTCTCACGATCGACGGGTGGGACAGACCGGTGATCCGGGATCTTGCCGAGGCAAAGATCGGGGCGGTCATTCTGCCGCGGCTGACGTATCAGCGGGCACACAGCCAGCATTTGATCGAGGAGTTCCGCGAGGCGAATGTCCCGGTTCTGGACGGTGCGAACCTTTCGCCCCGGGTGAAAGGAAAGATCGGTGTGGTCGACACCGCGGCATTCGAGTCCGCTCTTGCCGACTGGAAAACGACGCAGGCGGTCTATAATAACGAGAAGAAGAGCGGCGTGATCCCCCGGGCGGCGAAGGAACAGGTCGAGCGGCCAAAGCCTGCGCCGGTCCAGGCTCCGGTCCCGGCAGCAAAGCCGGAGCCGCCGGCAAAGGAGAAGACGGTGTTCCGGGCAAAACCGGTTGCTCCGATCCCTGTGCCGAAACCAGCGCCAACTCAGGCCCCGGTCTCAAAGCCCGTTCCGAAGCCGGTCCTGGCCCTTGCTCCGAAACCGATTCCAAAGCCAATTCCAAAACCGGTTCCCAAACCTCTGCCCGCAGCAAAGCCGGCGCCGAAAAAGGAAGCACCGAAGAAATCTGCTCCTTCACAGAAGGCCGAGTCCGGATCCGCGGAAAAAATACTGTTCGGGGTGCTCTCCGAGTATCGTGAAGAACGCAAAAAGGAGATGAAGAAGTAATGGACGACCGCGCCCTTCTTGCCTCCATCCGTCATCTGATCGGCGAAGACGAGACGGCGGACGACTGCGCCGGATTCGATCTTCAGGACGGCAGGATCCTCGTATCCAGCACCGACATGCTGCATGAAACGACCGATTTCCCGAAAGGCATGACCGAGTTTGAAAAAGGCTGGATGAGTGCCGCGGTCACGCTTTCGGATATCGCGAGCTGCGGGGCCCAGCCTATTCAGATCCTGGTGGCTATCGGTCTCGACGATCCGTCCCGGCTCGTTCCGTTCATGGAAGGCGCCGTTTCCTGCGCAGAACGCTTCGGTGCGAAAGTTGCCGGCGGGGATATCGACAGTCATACTGAACTCACCGTCGTGACCACTGGTATTGGGATCGTCGAGAAAGCTCATTACTGCCGGCGGTCCGGCGCATCGCCTGGCGATTTAGTATGCATTACCGGGACGCCGGGTCGTGCCATGGCGGCGCTCGAAGGGGACGAACGATATCGGGAAAATCTGCTCACTCCGATCCCGCAGGTCGAAGCCGGGATAAAAATCGGACGTGCCGGAGCTTCCTCTATGATGGATGTATCAGACGGTCTCGCGATCTCGCTGTATGATATGTCGGACGCGTCCGGCGTCGGATTCGCGCTCGATTCTGCGAAGTTTACGCTTCCCGCGGTCCGTTTCGGCTCCGCTATGGAGTATTATCTCTACGGCGGCGGGGATTTTGGTCTTTTGTTCTGTATACCGCCGGCGCGTTTATCGGCCCTTGATACGGACCACACCGTTATCGGGACGGTCGTCAGAGAAAAAGGGGTATGGTGTGACGGGGAAATTGTAGAAAAGCGGGGCTATGCTCACACGTGGTGAGCCCGAACATATCTGTGGAGCATCACTCCCTCAGTGATGATCCGTTCCCCGCCGTTTTCGTACAGCTCGAAGCCCAGATGATACACGATGAGGTCTGCTCCTACGTTTTTTGCAAGATCGATCAGTGCCGGCACTATCTCGGTGCCAGGGCGGATCGCGTAGATAACGTCTGCCTGATAGAAAGATAACGTCGGCTCGACACAGTCATCGACCACCGCGGGCACCGGTCCGTCGGCGTATGCGTGCACATCCGTACAGAGAATTGGGATCCCTGCCGCCTGCACGATCTCTGCAGCCACGGTTTTTCCGCCGAATCCCACTTCCACGGCCGAATGATATTTTCCCGCGATGTACCTTCCAACGGCTTTCTCGATGCTGTCTCTCATAGAATAAGGTACCTTTATCACTTTGCATAGAGAAATACCTATACAAATGGGGATACATCTTTTCTGGGACAGCCGTGTCCCTGTGGGTCTTTCGCGTCCGGTTTCCGAGGAGTTGTCCGCGGTCCTTGAGATGCCCGTCTCAAGGATCGATGACGGGATATTTTCGCTCGAAGGCTTTGATCCGGCACGAAATCAGTATGATGCCGTGAAGATCCTGCGAAAACTTGACATGTTCCGGAGAAGGATGCCCCAGATTTTCAAGCCTGCCGATATGGAGCTTGACTATTATAATAAATTCAATCATCTCCACGAAAAGATCCTGCTGGTCACGCCGGGCGATATCTATGAACCTCTGGCGGACTTTGTGTTCGGTCTTGCCTATCCGAAACTCGGGGTCGCGATCGTCTCCCCGTACCGGCTCAGAAACGAGTTTTACGGAAAATATGAAGACGACTCTGCCCTTATCGACCGGATCGTCAAAGAAGGCGCTCATGAGATCGGGCATCTGTTTGGTCTTGGTCACTGCGATAATCCCGGCTGTATCATGTACTGCCCGCGGAATCTGGATGAGCTGGACCGGAAACGCAAATACTTCTGCGGGAAATGCCGGGTCCAGCTGAATGGCGACAAGTCGGAGGATGAGCTCTTCTCATGATCCCCTGGGTAACGGTGTGGGGCTACGGCGCCGAGATCAAGTCGACGCAGGATTCGCTCCTCGTCCGGCAGAAGGGCACGCAGACCAGATATCCACTGGACGGCATGCGGCATCTCCTGATCGCGGGGGGGCACACGCTCCATACCTCGGTCCTGGAACGCCTCGCGGATCGCGGTATCGCGGTATCGTTTTTCACGGCGCACGGCAAACCGGTCGGTGGACTGTACGGGAAAAGCGGTCCCTCGCTTGCGGCAGTCCAGCGTGATATCCCGATCCACAAGTTCGCGATGGCCTCGATCCGTTCCTCTCTCGACGCACGGCTGAGATATATCAACGAGCTTGCCGAGGTGGATCCTGACGGTCTGTATTTAAAAGGCGAGTTTGATATCCTCACCGCCGCACGAAGTGAACTGGATTTCCTGATCACCCTGCCGGAGATCGGCCGGGCGTTCTCTCTAACGAAGACGATGTATTACGAGATCCTGAGTAGGACCCTGCCGAAGACGCTTGGATTCCGCAGACGGACCCAGCCCCCGTTTATGGATCCGGTGAACGTGATGATGTCCCACGGATATGCCGTAATGTATGCGACCTTCGCCGTTGCCTGTACGGGTGCGGGTCTCGATCTCTCCCGAGGGGCACTGTACGGCGGGATCGTGCCGGTGATCGGCGGCAAGGGAGGCTGCGTTCTTGATCTTATGGAGCCGGCGACTATTTCGATGGTGGACCGGGTCATCGTGCAGATGGCGAAAGAAGGCCGTCTTGACGGGGCGTATGAGGTCACGACCCGGTGTCTTCTCTCGAATGAACTCAAAGAGGAGTTCATGACACGGCTGAACGGTTCGATCGATACAGGTCTGATCCAGGAAAATGTGAGCCGGTACGCCGAGGCAGTGAGAGATGGCGGCGAGATCATATTTCATTACTGATTCCAAAAGCATAAGAGTCCATCGCCCTAAATTATAATTCAGAGATACCTCCCATACAAGGAAAGATATACTATGTTACAAATTGCTCTCGCCGGAAAACCAAACTGCGGCAAATCAACGTTTTATAAATCGCTGACGCTTGCAAATGTTGATATCGCGAATTATCCATTCACAACCGTAAACCCGAACAAAGGCGTTGCCTATGTCCGGACAAAATGCCCATGCAAGGAGCTAGGGCTTGAAGGATGTACTGAATGTATCGACGGAAACCGGTTTATTCCGGTCGAACTTATCGATGTTGCCGGTCTTGTGCCCGATGCACACTTAGGCCGCGGTCTTGGAAATCAATTCCTTGATACCCTCCGCGAAGCCGATGCGATCATCCAGGTCGTTGATGCTTCGGGCAGTACGGATGCTGAAGGAAATCCGGTCGATGTCGGGTCAAGGAATCCAATCGAGGATGTCGAGTTTCTGCGGTACGAGTTTGCCATGTGGATGGCGGGGATCGTCGAGAAGCACAGGGCCAGACTCGTCAGACAGGCTCAGGGCAAAGATCAGGTCCTGATCGATCTCCTTGGAGAAGCACTCGCCGGTCTTCGGATCAACGCGATCCAGATCAGAGAAGCTGTTGACGAATGCGGCATCAATCTTGCCAAAGCAACGCCGGAAGACATCGAGAAGATGTGCGAGGTCCTGTTCCGTGTTTCAAAACCGATGCTCATTGCAGCAAACAAAGCCGATCTTGCATCCGATGAAAATATCAAAGCACTGAAAGAACTTGGCGCAGTTCCGACGATCTCGGCAGGCGAACTTGCTCTCAAGAGCGCCGCACATGTAAAGATCCTGAAATATCTCCCGGGTGATGCGACCTTTGCTCCGGTCGAAGGGGCAAAACTTTCCGCACCTCAGGTAAAAGCCCTGACGATCATTGCTCAGAACATGAAGAAGTTCGGGAGCACCGGAGTTCAGGAGATCCTGAACAAGATCGTCTTTGAGGAGATCAATATGATCGTCGTCTATCCGGTCGAGGATGACAATAAATGCTGTAATGCAAAAGGGCAGGTATTACCGGATGCATTCCTTATGCCGCTCGGTTCAACGCCGAAAGATCTGGCATTCCGTGTACACACCGATATCGGGAACGGATTCTTATACGCTGTTGATGCCCGCACAAAGATGCGGATCAAGGATACGACGGAACTGAAAACCGGCGATATCATCAAGATCGTCAGTACCGCAAAATAATCCCCTTTTTTTGGCAAATCTATATAATGGATAACTCACCAATGTAGAATACTTATGGGAAGCGAAGTCTATCAGGCACAGATCCTCCGGGCGTTCTTCGATACTATTACGGGAACCGACCGGAATCTGACACGTATCTATATGTGCGTGATTTCGCTTGCCAAGCTGAGAATGGAATCTCCGGAGCGGCTGCGATTCCTCGTTGAGCAGATGCAGGTCAGCAAAACAAAACGCGAACTCTCGATCGATATTCTGGATTATATGGTCGAGTCAGCAAATTCCCTTGATTCCTGGGCAGGTCAATCCGCGTTCGGTATCACGACCTCGCAAAAGTCTGATGATTTCGGCAGCGTCTCACTTGATTCTCTGTGATCTCTCTCACGCATTCTGACGGTTTTTCCCGGATACAAAGAGAATAAACCCTTTTTTTTGAAAAAATATTTTTGAGACCCAAATACTACGAGTTAATTATCCATTATAGAGAAACGCTTTAACTCATGAGTGTTTTAGAGGTCATTAACGATACCGTTGCTTCCGTCAACGGGGTCGTCAATACGTATGCATGGTATCTTGCATTCGTATTCCTTATCGGTATTGGTCTATACTTTACCGTAAAATCGAAAGGCGTCCAGATCAATCGTCTGGGTGAATCATGCAGAGTTGCGTTTACCGGTTTACGCGCACAAAAAGGTAAACAGACCATCTCATCGTTCCAGGCATTCTGCGTCAGTATGGGTGCCCGTATCGGTGTCGGAAATATCGCCGGTGTCGCCGTCGCAATCGTCATGGGTGGTCCCGGTGCTGTTTTCTGGATGTGGATCTTTGCCCTGATCGGCGCGGCAACCAGTTTCGTTGAAACAACGGTCGGTCAGATTTACAAAGAAAAGAAGGATGACGGCCATTTCCACGGCGGTCCGGCATTCTACATTAAGAACGGTCTCGGCAAACCAAAGTTCGCTGCTTTCATCGCAATTCTGATCATCATCACCTACGGTCTGATGTTCATTGGTGTGCAGGCAAACACCGCAACTCTCGCCTTTTCCAACGCATTTGGCACTGAACAGATCGTCTTTGCAGTGATCATCACCATTCTTGCAGCCTTAGTCGTTTTCGGCGGTATCAGACGTGTTGCAAAAGTTTCAACATGGCTTGTTCCGGCAATGGCAATCATCTGGCTCCTTCTGTGTCTTATGATCGTCCTCGTGAACTTCAC from Methanocorpusculum sp. harbors:
- a CDS encoding RIO1 family regulatory kinase/ATPase is translated as MPIDADIIKSLHKYEIRILHALERMMKHYRWVPEDDLRAAVKLSPTEMKYRLGNLIHRDLIRSDSVPYKGYTLVFAGYDALALSDLAGKKTISALGSMVGVGKESEIYEALGFGIVVLKLHKVGQRSFQTLKTNREYMPGEGHCPWIFASAKSAEREYEALKALNGKVNVPVPIDINRHIIVMSHVPGANLFRCVLEDPDTIYADILTEVKKAYAAGFIHGDLSEYNIMCDGETVWLIDWPQWAPPTHQNADATLRHDLDTVITYFAKKYQTKYDLEEAVRFVTSP
- a CDS encoding DUF460 domain-containing protein gives rise to the protein MNPLVFGIDKTKGSSARSPDGLYALVRVVDRRIESEERNLTLQRLLHLINAEKPGIIAVGSLRDIVPETGSLFTLTEALPFGTKLVLIACIGAKIAPLPKLAERYNLRFDAENPMEQAKISALIASFGGGYEVQTFDGVTTITVSRARPQIRTHKGRYIRHMQGSVMSFSREIEAGLLANGLMFSSSMSRSSRGERIVKFTVSAPRHDVPASSRTSAGVLVRVTGTKKEHPSFVPLSKRPAYLIVGIVPGTTVGIAALNLDGDLIHLSSSHALGQAEIIASISKIGRPVLVATDKAAMPFGVEKVRRAFSAIAWTPARDVQVKETYELTEGYDFANDHERDALSAAVLAYQSYANKFEAVQKRMPPGTDIDMVRAGIVRGLSQDQILEALKNPEEMPEEPVIIEEELVPDEKDERIAKLEEEVANLRIATGSLSEEVEVKDKAIASLQKQLVFERRAHEAEILSSRKIPPRDMEPVPKKDPRTEVRGSKDLQGLQALQIRLERLKNFISLQAGEGSTALKVLPLLADDSVKALDDEMGVGEEDILYVLTIDGWDRPVIRDLAEAKIGAVILPRLTYQRAHSQHLIEEFREANVPVLDGANLSPRVKGKIGVVDTAAFESALADWKTTQAVYNNEKKSGVIPRAAKEQVERPKPAPVQAPVPAAKPEPPAKEKTVFRAKPVAPIPVPKPAPTQAPVSKPVPKPVLALAPKPIPKPIPKPVPKPLPAAKPAPKKEAPKKSAPSQKAESGSAEKILFGVLSEYREERKKEMKK
- the thiL gene encoding thiamine-phosphate kinase, with product MDDRALLASIRHLIGEDETADDCAGFDLQDGRILVSSTDMLHETTDFPKGMTEFEKGWMSAAVTLSDIASCGAQPIQILVAIGLDDPSRLVPFMEGAVSCAERFGAKVAGGDIDSHTELTVVTTGIGIVEKAHYCRRSGASPGDLVCITGTPGRAMAALEGDERYRENLLTPIPQVEAGIKIGRAGASSMMDVSDGLAISLYDMSDASGVGFALDSAKFTLPAVRFGSAMEYYLYGGGDFGLLFCIPPARLSALDTDHTVIGTVVREKGVWCDGEIVEKRGYAHTW
- a CDS encoding UPF0146 family protein, yielding MRDSIEKAVGRYIAGKYHSAVEVGFGGKTVAAEIVQAAGIPILCTDVHAYADGPVPAVVDDCVEPTLSFYQADVIYAIRPGTEIVPALIDLAKNVGADLIVYHLGFELYENGGERIITEGVMLHRYVRAHHV
- a CDS encoding archaemetzincin family Zn-dependent metalloprotease; its protein translation is MGIHLFWDSRVPVGLSRPVSEELSAVLEMPVSRIDDGIFSLEGFDPARNQYDAVKILRKLDMFRRRMPQIFKPADMELDYYNKFNHLHEKILLVTPGDIYEPLADFVFGLAYPKLGVAIVSPYRLRNEFYGKYEDDSALIDRIVKEGAHEIGHLFGLGHCDNPGCIMYCPRNLDELDRKRKYFCGKCRVQLNGDKSEDELFS
- the cas1 gene encoding CRISPR-associated endonuclease Cas1; this translates as MIPWVTVWGYGAEIKSTQDSLLVRQKGTQTRYPLDGMRHLLIAGGHTLHTSVLERLADRGIAVSFFTAHGKPVGGLYGKSGPSLAAVQRDIPIHKFAMASIRSSLDARLRYINELAEVDPDGLYLKGEFDILTAARSELDFLITLPEIGRAFSLTKTMYYEILSRTLPKTLGFRRRTQPPFMDPVNVMMSHGYAVMYATFAVACTGAGLDLSRGALYGGIVPVIGGKGGCVLDLMEPATISMVDRVIVQMAKEGRLDGAYEVTTRCLLSNELKEEFMTRLNGSIDTGLIQENVSRYAEAVRDGGEIIFHY
- a CDS encoding redox-regulated ATPase YchF, translated to MLQIALAGKPNCGKSTFYKSLTLANVDIANYPFTTVNPNKGVAYVRTKCPCKELGLEGCTECIDGNRFIPVELIDVAGLVPDAHLGRGLGNQFLDTLREADAIIQVVDASGSTDAEGNPVDVGSRNPIEDVEFLRYEFAMWMAGIVEKHRARLVRQAQGKDQVLIDLLGEALAGLRINAIQIREAVDECGINLAKATPEDIEKMCEVLFRVSKPMLIAANKADLASDENIKALKELGAVPTISAGELALKSAAHVKILKYLPGDATFAPVEGAKLSAPQVKALTIIAQNMKKFGSTGVQEILNKIVFEEINMIVVYPVEDDNKCCNAKGQVLPDAFLMPLGSTPKDLAFRVHTDIGNGFLYAVDARTKMRIKDTTELKTGDIIKIVSTAK